DNA from Longimicrobium sp.:
AGTCTCCCTGGGTGCGGGTGTCTCGTTCCGTTCATCGACCGCGTTGAGAACGACCATGGGCCGGCGAGTGTGACGGCGGGAACGGCAGCGAGCACCCAGGCTCGAGACGCGTCCGCGGGGCCCCCCTCCCCCGCCCCTCCCCGCACGGTACTGCTGTGCGGTGAGGGGAGAGCGTCATTCGAGGTTCGACAGGGTACCGGCGCGTGCCGCGGGAGCCCCCTCCCCCCGGCCCCCGTCCCCCGCTTCGCAGGGGAGGGGGAGACCCGGTCCCTTCGCCTGATCGCTATCCTTTCCACTCACGCACTCACGCACTCACGCACTCACGCACTTCCCTCATGCAACCAATCCCGCCCGCCGATCCACTCAGTATCGCATGAGAGCCGAAACGCCCGCGGTACCCGACCATGCGCTCGCACAGGCGCTTCTCCTCCGGGGGGACGAACGTGCCTTTCGCGAGCTGTACAGCCGCCACACGCCGCGGCTGTTCCAGTTCGTGCTGCGCATCGTGGGCGGCGCGGAGCACGACGCCGAAGACGTGGTGCAGGAAACGTGGATCCGCGCCACCGAGGCGCTGCCCACCTTCCGCTGGCAGGCGGCGTTCGGCACCTGGCTGACGGGAATCGGGCTGAACGTGGCGCGCGGGCTGTTGCGGAAGCAGGGGCGGTGGGAGCTGCCGATGGAGCCGGGGACGCCCGAACCCTTCCGCCCGCCGCCCAGCGACGGCGACCGCATAGACCTGGAGCGGGCGATCGCCCTGCTCCCCGCGGGACAGCGGGCGGTGCTGGTGCTGTACGACGTGGAGGGCTTTACGCACGACGAAATCGCGGAGCGGCTGGGGATCGCGCCCGGCACCTCCAAGAGCCAGCTCTCCCATGCACGCAGGGCGCTCCGGCGCATGCTGGAGCCCGTACACGAGGGACGACATGAGCACGCCTGACCTTCACGACGACGACGAACTGCCGCCGGAGCTGCGGAGCGCGCTGCACAACCTGCCGCGTGAACGTCAGCCGGGACGGCTCCTGGAAGAGCGCACCGTTCGGGCGCTGCGCGAGCACGGGGTGATCGAGGCCGCGGCGCCGCGCCGGGGGATCCGCCGCCTTCCCGCCTCGTGGCTGGGCGGGGCGGTGGCGGCCAGCCTGGCGCTGTTCGCCAGCGGAATGGCGGTTGGGCAGTGGATGGGGACGCGCGCTACGGCCCAGGTGGTGAGCGCCGTGCAGGCGGAGAACTCCCGGAACACGGCCATGCTGGTGCAGCAGACGGGGACGGCGTACGTGCAGGCGCTGTCGAAGCTCGCGACCACGCGGGACAGCGGCGCCCACGCGGCGCAGGGGCGGGAGGTGGCCGTGCAGATGCTGCGCGCGGCGGCGGACGAGCTGGTGAGGATCGCCCCGGACGATCCGGTGGCCAGCGCCGTCCTGGCGGGGTTCCAGAAGGCCGACACCACCAGGGCCGCCGCGGGCGACAAGCAGCGCGTGGTCTGGTTCTGAAATGACATCGACGAGGGGATGATCCCATGAGCACGAGATATGGATTTGCGGCGGCCGTGATGGCCGCGACGATGCTGGCGTCGGCACCCTGCGGTGCGCAGGCGGGCGGCTGTGGTGAGAACGGCCGCGGAGTGCGGGTGGCGGACCTGGGATTCACCGGGATGAGCGGGGCACCCATCTCCACGCGCATCAGCGATGG
Protein-coding regions in this window:
- a CDS encoding RNA polymerase sigma factor → MRAETPAVPDHALAQALLLRGDERAFRELYSRHTPRLFQFVLRIVGGAEHDAEDVVQETWIRATEALPTFRWQAAFGTWLTGIGLNVARGLLRKQGRWELPMEPGTPEPFRPPPSDGDRIDLERAIALLPAGQRAVLVLYDVEGFTHDEIAERLGIAPGTSKSQLSHARRALRRMLEPVHEGRHEHA